Proteins from a genomic interval of Yoonia sp. GPGPB17:
- a CDS encoding GNAT family N-acetyltransferase, protein MVLSKLRRKPPDPYLSQPVITERFNLVNCNRAEAIKVTAPWRNDPEILQNLMMPRTDYSPYKWAKLMGRADGHSRFTHAIVAKEIKGTIGVHKLKIDDSGTASLTIVIHARSWWGKDVFEEVRTAILDHFSRSDRVVRFYGRVLSRNVSSIYNYNKMGFRMIGYDRKVWLSPGTGEHHDSIHYEMLSEDWLKKRQIEAEANAE, encoded by the coding sequence ATGGTTCTGAGCAAATTGCGGCGCAAGCCACCTGATCCCTATTTGTCTCAACCGGTCATCACAGAGCGCTTCAATCTGGTGAATTGCAATCGAGCGGAGGCGATCAAGGTGACGGCACCTTGGCGGAATGATCCCGAGATATTGCAGAATCTCATGATGCCACGCACTGATTATTCGCCGTACAAGTGGGCGAAATTGATGGGGCGCGCTGATGGGCATTCGCGTTTTACTCATGCAATTGTCGCCAAAGAGATCAAAGGCACAATTGGTGTTCATAAGCTGAAAATTGATGACTCGGGCACAGCAAGCCTGACGATTGTCATCCATGCACGCAGTTGGTGGGGCAAAGATGTCTTCGAGGAAGTGCGTACAGCGATCCTTGATCATTTTTCCAGATCGGATCGCGTTGTGCGTTTTTATGGCCGCGTGTTAAGTAGGAATGTTAGCTCAATCTATAACTATAACAAGATGGGCTTTCGCATGATCGGCTATGATCGCAAGGTGTGGCTATCACCAGGCACAGGGGAACATCATGATAGCATCCACTACGAGATGTTGTCCGAGGATTGGTTGAAAAAACGCCAGATTGAGGCAGAAGCAAATGCAGAGTGA
- a CDS encoding class I adenylate-forming enzyme family protein encodes MSLFAVWKCGACAVMVNPAIKAGERQNVIATTGAALWLDDNSMKELPPQAEHLYDIDGAALILMTSGTTGTPKGVTHSIDGLRQRLAANLTAIGPTVMKNTLCTLPLFFGHGLIGNALTALYAGQHLWLLPKIEIPQMSNFGATLDQHEITFFSSVPSFWKMILATSPPPQGAMQRVHVGSAPLSLALWESIANWCGTKAVFNSYGMTETANWISGGAFSDVGRSDGYVGQPWGGEFRVLRDNGLHSHGEGQVAVKSPGQMLGFWRNPEKTREVMLGDYMLTGDLGHLAKDQSLTLVGRTKNEINVAGIKVLAEEVDMLLEGHAHVAEACSFGIPDPISGQRVAALVRPTSNTLDTMELIAWCRENARTDAVPSKIEFVTEIPKNDRGKIARIEAQKQMVEKWF; translated from the coding sequence GTGAGTCTCTTTGCGGTCTGGAAATGCGGCGCCTGTGCGGTCATGGTAAACCCTGCCATCAAAGCAGGTGAGCGGCAAAACGTCATTGCCACGACTGGGGCTGCGCTCTGGTTGGACGATAACTCGATGAAAGAATTGCCGCCGCAAGCAGAGCACCTTTATGACATAGACGGTGCTGCGCTCATCTTGATGACATCTGGCACGACCGGCACGCCCAAAGGTGTCACGCATAGCATTGATGGTCTTCGCCAACGGCTTGCAGCCAACCTGACTGCAATCGGGCCGACCGTGATGAAAAACACACTCTGCACTTTGCCTCTTTTCTTCGGGCACGGTCTTATCGGGAATGCTTTGACCGCACTTTACGCCGGACAGCACCTTTGGCTTTTGCCTAAAATCGAAATCCCTCAGATGTCCAACTTTGGAGCGACGCTCGACCAGCATGAGATCACGTTCTTCAGTTCGGTGCCGTCGTTTTGGAAGATGATCCTTGCGACGTCTCCGCCTCCTCAGGGCGCGATGCAGCGGGTTCATGTCGGGTCGGCCCCCCTTTCCCTCGCTCTATGGGAAAGCATAGCGAACTGGTGTGGCACTAAGGCTGTTTTCAACTCCTATGGCATGACAGAAACCGCCAATTGGATTTCCGGCGGAGCATTCTCAGACGTTGGCCGTTCCGACGGCTACGTGGGCCAACCCTGGGGTGGCGAATTTCGGGTGTTGCGTGACAACGGCTTACATAGCCACGGCGAAGGGCAGGTAGCGGTCAAAAGCCCAGGGCAGATGCTGGGGTTCTGGCGCAATCCTGAAAAGACACGCGAAGTTATGCTGGGCGACTATATGTTGACCGGTGACCTCGGACACCTTGCCAAAGACCAGTCACTGACCCTGGTCGGACGAACCAAGAATGAAATCAACGTCGCTGGCATTAAAGTTCTGGCAGAGGAAGTGGACATGCTGCTTGAGGGACACGCTCACGTCGCAGAGGCCTGCAGCTTCGGCATTCCAGATCCAATCTCGGGTCAGAGAGTGGCGGCACTCGTGCGCCCCACGTCAAACACTCTCGACACAATGGAACTGATCGCATGGTGCCGTGAAAACGCGCGCACGGATGCGGTACCTTCCAAGATTGAGTTTGTGACTGAAATACCCAAGAATGATCGGGGTAAGATTGCACGGATTGAGGCCCAAAAACAGATGGTAGAGAAATGGTTCTGA
- a CDS encoding acyl carrier protein, whose translation MQSETFALVAEALNLSPDDVTPDTSLMNTAAWDSLAHFRMVLAVEERLGRPLDPIEITTLVDVTSVARIIDVHTPETP comes from the coding sequence ATGCAGAGTGAAACGTTCGCGTTAGTGGCGGAAGCGCTCAACTTATCCCCGGACGATGTGACACCAGACACCAGTCTGATGAACACCGCTGCATGGGACAGTCTGGCGCATTTTCGCATGGTTCTGGCAGTGGAAGAGCGTTTAGGCCGCCCCCTCGATCCTATTGAGATCACGACATTGGTCGATGTCACATCGGTTGCACGTATCATAGACGTTCACACGCCTGAAACACCGTAG
- a CDS encoding MBL fold metallo-hydrolase translates to MSDSLALLGVKGGPAIRPGSNMPTAMLLKLAGKTILVDAGLGVTRGICDQGVALTEIDLIVITHLHSDHYLELGPFFHTAWTAGLNRTITVIGPKGLDTYWTGFQDSMRFDIDLRIRDEGRCDFDGLADIQIIQDTMTFGDITLRTMRNLHPPIIDTFALRFEAGGKAVVLSGDTAYMDDMAPFAKGADLLVHEAMLRDGVEALCALMTNGDERLRIHILRSHTDAVDVGRIAKDANVRQLALNHMVPDGDPDFTDHHWETEVRRHWTGPFHFGKDGMKIAF, encoded by the coding sequence ATGTCTGATAGTCTCGCTCTTTTGGGTGTCAAAGGCGGCCCGGCCATTCGTCCGGGTTCCAACATGCCGACGGCCATGCTGTTGAAACTTGCCGGGAAAACCATTCTTGTCGATGCCGGGCTGGGCGTCACACGTGGCATTTGCGACCAAGGCGTCGCACTAACCGAAATCGACCTGATCGTGATCACACACCTGCACTCTGATCACTACCTCGAACTCGGGCCCTTCTTTCACACGGCGTGGACAGCCGGGCTTAATCGCACAATCACTGTGATCGGTCCAAAGGGTCTGGATACCTATTGGACAGGCTTCCAAGACAGCATGCGTTTCGACATTGACCTGCGCATACGCGACGAAGGGCGCTGCGATTTCGATGGCCTTGCCGACATCCAGATCATTCAGGACACGATGACCTTTGGCGACATCACGCTGCGCACAATGCGCAACCTCCATCCACCGATCATCGACACATTTGCACTGCGCTTTGAGGCAGGCGGCAAAGCCGTCGTCCTCTCCGGCGACACCGCCTACATGGATGACATGGCCCCATTCGCCAAAGGTGCCGACCTGTTGGTCCATGAAGCCATGCTGCGCGACGGGGTCGAGGCGCTCTGCGCCCTTATGACAAACGGTGATGAGCGCTTGCGCATCCACATCTTGCGCAGTCATACCGATGCCGTCGATGTTGGCCGCATCGCGAAGGATGCAAATGTAAGACAACTGGCGCTCAACCACATGGTGCCCGACGGTGACCCTGACTTCACCGATCACCATTGGGAAACCGAGGTGCGCAGGCATTGGACCGGTCCCTTTCATTTTG
- a CDS encoding diacylglycerol kinase, whose product MWQQILRVRQRAIWSWHGFVHVCKTEGSLMQWLVANAVFGTLALVLPLSSGERGMLLMGGIIVLATECMNTAIERVVDDIGTEQREAAKHAKDCGSAAVAVTAVGVGVAWVCVLVGLAV is encoded by the coding sequence ATGTGGCAACAAATTCTGCGGGTACGGCAACGGGCAATCTGGTCTTGGCATGGGTTTGTCCATGTCTGCAAAACCGAAGGGTCCTTAATGCAATGGCTGGTTGCAAATGCAGTTTTTGGGACACTTGCCCTTGTTTTGCCCTTGAGTTCTGGCGAGCGTGGGATGCTTTTGATGGGCGGTATCATCGTACTGGCCACCGAATGCATGAACACGGCGATTGAGCGGGTGGTTGACGATATCGGGACTGAACAGCGGGAGGCGGCAAAACATGCGAAAGACTGCGGATCAGCGGCCGTAGCGGTGACGGCGGTTGGTGTGGGGGTTGCTTGGGTCTGCGTGTTGGTTGGTCTCGCAGTCTGA
- a CDS encoding YigZ family protein, with protein MKVIENVLSDRGSKYAVAGGPVGSADEAKAFVKSLCRRKKFAKATHNTWAVLLPDGPLKNDDGESGAGMVILRMLEREGLEGHIIVVTRWFGGTKLGGDRFRRVQDAVRVYLDGVSGG; from the coding sequence CTGAAGGTTATCGAAAATGTCCTGAGCGACCGCGGTTCAAAATATGCGGTCGCAGGAGGGCCTGTGGGGTCAGCGGATGAGGCCAAGGCTTTTGTCAAATCGCTGTGCCGCCGCAAGAAGTTCGCCAAAGCGACGCATAACACATGGGCGGTTCTGCTGCCGGATGGGCCGTTGAAGAACGACGACGGCGAAAGCGGCGCAGGCATGGTGATCCTGCGGATGCTGGAACGCGAAGGGCTGGAAGGCCACATCATTGTGGTGACCCGGTGGTTCGGTGGGACGAAGCTGGGTGGAGACCGGTTCCGGCGGGTGCAGGATGCGGTGCGGGTTTACTTGGATGGAGTGTCGGGAGGGTGA
- a CDS encoding MFS transporter has translation MAIRQSFTRQQVFVLFICVAIFALGQFHRASGGVFTPILMDRFALSTATVGGLVSAMFFATIAAQLPFGLALDRIGPRVVLGTCVLIIALGTGVFAIAPSFDLALLSRIMIGIGLAAMGAATHVIIARNFTAKDFGYIGGLVVTLGGVGGLLGTYPLAVALEYLPWATVFGGVACITLALAWPVFHLVRPGPAAADDHQDPTGGVHGGYLTLLRQPEFLKILTLGAVTYAPITTITGLWGGPFLQDVANLSAGQSGAVLLLLFAATIAAGYVFGSLDRYVASRRALICAAFAASCGSLFALAAFAKPPVALSILLLVIMVFSQQFYIPLSAHMRKSVEDNLLGRASTLLSLISVAAIPAMQLAFGAILDVTAKWGFATPDQYRTAFGAMGAVILGAGLLYLTSRNINDDAQDG, from the coding sequence ATGGCCATACGGCAGTCTTTCACACGACAGCAGGTTTTCGTCCTTTTCATCTGTGTAGCGATCTTTGCGCTTGGACAGTTTCATCGTGCATCCGGCGGGGTGTTTACGCCGATCCTGATGGACCGTTTCGCGCTTTCGACGGCGACGGTTGGCGGCTTGGTTTCGGCCATGTTCTTTGCGACGATTGCGGCGCAACTGCCCTTTGGCCTGGCTTTGGACCGTATCGGGCCGCGTGTCGTGCTGGGCACATGTGTCCTGATCATTGCCCTTGGCACTGGTGTATTCGCGATTGCGCCCAGCTTTGATCTGGCCCTGCTGTCACGGATCATGATCGGCATCGGGTTGGCTGCAATGGGGGCCGCCACCCATGTGATCATTGCGCGAAACTTCACAGCCAAGGATTTTGGATATATCGGCGGCCTTGTCGTCACCTTGGGCGGCGTTGGTGGGCTTTTGGGTACATATCCATTGGCTGTCGCGTTAGAGTATCTGCCTTGGGCGACGGTCTTTGGCGGTGTGGCCTGTATCACGCTGGCGCTGGCGTGGCCTGTTTTTCACCTTGTACGGCCCGGCCCTGCCGCCGCCGATGATCATCAAGACCCGACCGGGGGCGTGCATGGTGGCTATCTCACACTGCTGCGCCAACCTGAATTTCTAAAAATTCTGACCCTCGGCGCGGTCACCTATGCGCCAATCACAACGATCACGGGTCTTTGGGGCGGGCCCTTTCTGCAAGACGTGGCCAATCTCTCTGCCGGACAATCGGGGGCTGTGCTGCTGCTCCTTTTCGCGGCAACCATCGCGGCGGGATACGTCTTTGGATCGCTGGACCGGTATGTCGCCTCGCGAAGGGCGCTGATCTGCGCCGCATTCGCCGCCTCATGCGGCAGCCTCTTCGCCTTGGCGGCGTTCGCCAAGCCACCGGTCGCACTGTCGATCTTATTGCTGGTGATCATGGTGTTCAGCCAGCAATTCTACATCCCCCTCAGCGCCCACATGCGCAAGAGTGTCGAAGACAATCTGCTGGGGCGGGCATCGACGCTACTGTCGCTCATATCCGTCGCAGCGATCCCGGCAATGCAACTGGCCTTTGGTGCCATTCTGGATGTGACGGCCAAATGGGGCTTTGCGACGCCAGATCAATACCGGACGGCCTTCGGCGCGATGGGCGCTGTGATCCTTGGCGCCGGGTTGCTTTATCTGACGTCACGCAACATCAATGATGATGCGCAAGATGGTTAG
- a CDS encoding DUF6455 family protein has protein sequence MTTPSATGGLEMQTLGDIRDHFWRVIKMAKACDVDLSTALDEDKINIAEYADMITGCRGCEQVEKCDRLLAETAHVDQAPAYCVNRETFAELRQA, from the coding sequence ATGACAACGCCATCCGCAACCGGAGGCTTGGAAATGCAAACCCTAGGGGATATACGCGATCACTTTTGGCGGGTCATTAAGATGGCCAAGGCGTGTGATGTCGATCTGTCGACCGCATTGGATGAGGATAAAATCAACATCGCCGAATATGCCGATATGATTACCGGCTGTCGGGGATGCGAACAGGTGGAAAAATGCGATCGCTTGCTGGCTGAAACGGCACATGTTGATCAGGCGCCAGCCTACTGCGTGAACCGTGAGACTTTCGCTGAGCTGCGCCAAGCCTGA